The following are encoded together in the Ornithorhynchus anatinus isolate Pmale09 unplaced genomic scaffold, mOrnAna1.pri.v4 scaffold_264_arrow_ctg1, whole genome shotgun sequence genome:
- the PIK3R6 gene encoding phosphoinositide 3-kinase regulatory subunit 6 has product MTPSCWQSGLAPTSSMDGPGWECQGSSPTAPEAERDLLRSVQTILRELDTQRPDFRSNRGMWQWSLHKKIERDPRKSLALVRILLNELERVERGDQAHHIIPLLHTLIYTLTKAPCTSDNLFDRAYAFCTRLLTLPRPYCSLAWHSAILLKLEKAVPGLLYQRTVLAEHSLPNEMYLYQEQVFLFVDPDLVSTAVCNALLLEVEGTQQQPRESPWACMFHVVAQAMRMALGKACDVGALQRRLKNGPRSDLERCFHAVVAMVQQAGSELGATQGGHVRRLEELYRSLLGAEVVGDDPSLATPPALPPVIPLPSPRIGFYLWTDKEQLWKELVRFLHSDPCDHCDPSCLHADPEAFDVQGLAVSGQAGEPARFSILSTDSGIERDLPPGPEEIPEPEQFRLQRKGGVRKRVGPLEAWLPPCWQGLAGDPRSHAQPPLGAQPLHTARVVVLGDDRMLGRLAQAYLELR; this is encoded by the exons GCTGGGAGTGCCAAGGGTCCTCACCCACGGCCCCCGAGGCAGAACGGGACTTGCTACGCAGTGTGCAGACCATCCTGCGGGAACTGGACACACAAAGACCAGACTTCCGGAGCAACCGAG ggatgTGGCAATGGTCATTGCACAAGAAGATTGAACGTGATCCCAGGAAGAGCTTGGCTTTGGTGCGAATTCTGCTCAATGAGCTGGAGAGG gtggagagaggggaccAAGCTCATCACATCATCCCCCTGCTACACACACTAATATATACACTAACGAAG GCCCCCTGCACCTCCGATAACCTCTTTGACAGAGCCTATGCCTTCTGCACGCGGTTACTGACCCTACCCAGGCCCTACTGCTCCCTGGCTTGGCACTCTGCAATCCTGTTGAAGCTGGAGAAAGCTGTCCCGG GCCTCCTGTACCAGCGGACGGTCCTCGCGGAGCACAGCCTGCCCAATGAGATGTACCTGTACCAGGAGCA GGTATTCCTGTTTGTGGATCCGGATCTGGTCTCCACGGCCGTGTGCAATGCCCTGCTCCTAGAGGTTGAAGGGACCCAGCAGCAGCCCCGGGAGAGCCCTTGGGCCTGCATGTTCCATGTGGTCGCCCAGGCCATgcggatggccttgggcaaggcctgTGATGTGGGTGCACTGCAGAGGAGGTTGAAG AATGGCCCCCGCAGTGACCTGGAGCGCTGCTTCCATGCAGTGGTGGCCATGGTGCAGCAGGCAGGCAGCGAGCTGGGTGCCACCCAGGGTGGGCACGTGAGGAGACTGGAGGAGCTCTATAGATCGCTGCTCGGAGCGGAGGTGGTAGGAG ATGATCCTTCCCTGGCCacacctccagccctgccccCGGTCATCCCTCTGCCCAGTCCCCGCATTGGCTTCTACCTGTGGACAGATAAAGAGCAGCTTT GGAAGGAGCTGGTACGGTTCCTCCACAGCGACCCCTGTGACCACTGCGACCCCTCCTGCCTCCACGCAGACCCAGAGGCCTTTGATGTCCAGGGCCTGGCAGTCTCTGGGCAGGCCGGGGAGCCAGCTCGCTTCTCTATACTGTCTACGGACAGCGGGATCGAACGCGACCTGCCGCCCGGGCCCGAGGAGATCCCAGAGCCCGAACAGTTCCGCCTGCAGCGCAAGGGGGGTGTCAGGAAGCGGGTGGGGCCCCTGGAGGCCTGGCTGCCCCCCTGCTGGCAGGGGCTGGCTGGAGATCCTCGGAGTCATGCGCAACCACCGCTCGGGGCCCAGCCGCTGCACACGGCCCGCGTGGTGGTACTAGGGGATGACCGCATGCTGGGCAGGCTGGCCCAGGCCTACCTTGAACTCAGGTAG